In a single window of the Pongo abelii isolate AG06213 chromosome 1, NHGRI_mPonAbe1-v2.0_pri, whole genome shotgun sequence genome:
- the CRTC2 gene encoding CREB-regulated transcription coactivator 2 isoform X2 has translation MATSGANGPGSATASASNPRKFSEKIALQKQRQAEETAAFEEVMMDIGSTRLQAQKLRLAYTRSSHYGGSLPNVNQIGSGLAEFQSPLHSPLDSSRSTRHHGLVERVQRDPRRMVSPLRRYPRHIDSSPYSPAYLSPPPESSWRRMMPWGNFPAEKGQLFRLPSALNRTSSDSALHTSVMNPSPQDTYPGPTPPSILPSRRGGILDGEMDPKVPAIEENLLDDKHLLKPWDAKKLSSSSSRPRSCEVPGINIFPSPDQPANVPVLPPAMNTGGSLPDLTNLHFPPPLPTPLDPEETSYPSLSGGNSTSNLTHTMTHLGISRGMGLGPGCDAPGLHSPLSHPSLQSSLSNPNLQASLSSPQPQLQGSHSHPSLPASSLARHALPTTSLGHPSLSAPALSSSSSSSSTSSPVLGAPPYPASTPGASPHHRRVPLSPLSLLAGPADARRSQQQLPKQFSPTMSPTLSSITQGVPLDTSKLSIDQRLPPYPYSSPSLVLPTQPHTPKSLQQPGLPSQSCSVQSSVGQPPGRQSHYGTLYPSGPSGHGQQSYHRPMSDFNLGNLEQFSMESPSTGLVLDPPGFSEGPGFLGGEGPMGGPQDPHTLNHQNLTHCSRHGSGPNIILTGDSSPGFSKEIAAALAGVPGFEVSAAGLELGLGLEDELRMEPLGLEGLNMLSDPCALLPDPAVEDSFRSDRLQ, from the exons TTACAGGCCCAAAAACTGCGACTGGCATACACAAGGAGCTCTCATTATGGTGGGTCTCTGCCCAATGTTAACCAGATTGGCTCTGGCCTGGCCGAGTTCCAG AGCCCCCTCCACTCACCTTTGGATTCATCTCGGAGCACTCGGCACCATGGGCTGGTGGAACGGGTGCAGCGAGATCCTCGAAGAATGGTGTCCCCACTTCGCCGATACCCCCGC CACATTGACAGCTCTCCCTATAGTCCTGCCTACTTATCTCCTCCCCCAGAGTCTAGCTGGCGAAG GATGATGCCCTGGGGCAATTTCCCTGCAGAGAAGGGACAGTTGTTTCGACTACCATCTGCACTTAACAG GACAAGCTCTGACTCTGCCCTTCATACAAGTGTGATGAACCCCAGTCCCCAGGATACCTACCCAGGCCCCACACCTCCCAGCATCCTGCCCAGCCGACGTGGGG GTATTCTGGATGGTGAAATGGACCCCAAAG TACCTGCTATTGAGGAGAACTTGCTAGATGACAAGCATTTGCTGAAGCCCTGGGATGCTAAGAAG CTATCCTCATCCTCTTCCCGACCTCGGTCCTGTGAAGTCCCTGGAATTAA CATCTTTCCATCTCCTGACCAGCCTGCCAATGTGCCTGTCCTCCCACCTGCCATGAACACGGGGGGCTCCCTACCTGACCTCACCAACCTGCACTTTCCCCCACCACTGCCCACCCCCCTGGACCCTGAAGAGACAAGCTACCCTAGCCTGAGTGGGGGCAACAGTACCTCCAATTTGACCCACACCATGACTCACCTGGGCATCAGCAGGGGCATGGGTCTGGGCCCAGGCTGTGATGCACCAG GACTTCATTCACCTCTCAGCCACCCATCCCTGCAGTCCTCCCTAAGCAATCCCAACCTCCAGGCTTCCCTGAGCAGTCCTCAGCCCCAGCTTCAGGGCTCCCACAGCCACCCCTCTCTGCCTGCCTCCTCCTTGGCCCGCCATGCACTGCCCACCACCTCCCTGGGCCACCCCTCACTCAGTGCTCcggctctctcctcctcctcttcctcctcctccacttcaTCTCCTGTTTTGGGTGCCCCCCCTTACCCTGCTTCTACCCCTGGGGCCTCCCCCCACCACCGCCGTGTgcccctcagccccctgagtttGCTCGCGGGCCCAGCCGACGCCAGAAGGTCCCAACAGCAGCTGCCCAAACAGTTTTCGCCAACAATGTCACCCACCTTGTCTTCCATCACTCAG GGCGTCCCCCTGGATACCAGTAAACTGTCCATTGACCAGCGGTTGCCCCCATACCCATACAGCTCCCCAAGTCTGGTTCTGCCTACCCAGCCACACACCCCAAAGTCTCTACAGCAGCCAGGGCTGCCCTCTCAGTCTTGTTCAGTGCAGTCCTCAGTTGGGCAGCCCCCAGGCAGGCAGTCTCATTATGGGACACTGTACCCATCTGGGCCCAGTGGGCACGGGCAACAGTCTTACCACCGGCCAATGAGTGACTTCAACCTGGGGAAT CTGGAGCAGTTCAGCATGGAGAGCCCATCAACCGGCCTGGTGCTGGATCCCCCTGGCTTTTCTGAAGGGCCTGGATTTTTAGGGGGTGAGGGGCCAATGGGTGGCCCCCAAGATCCCCACACCCTCAACCACCAGAACTTGACCCACTGTTCCCGCCATGGCTCAGGGCCTAACATCATCCTCACAG GGGACTCCTCTCCAGGTTTCTCTAAGGAGATTGCAGCAGCCCTGGCCGGAGTGCCTGGCTTTGAGGTGTCAGCAGCTGGATTGGAGCTAGGGCTTGGGCTAGAAGATGAGCTGCGCATGGAGCCACTGGGCCTGGAAGGGCTAAACATGCTGAGTGACCCCTGTGCCCTGCTGCCTGATCCTGCTGTGGAGGATTCATTCCGCAGTGACCGGCTCCAATGA
- the CRTC2 gene encoding CREB-regulated transcription coactivator 2 isoform X1, whose amino-acid sequence MATSGANGPGSATASASNPRKFSEKIALQKQRQAEETAAFEEVMMDIGSTRLQAQKLRLAYTRSSHYGGSLPNVNQIGSGLAEFQSPLHSPLDSSRSTRHHGLVERVQRDPRRMVSPLRRYPRHIDSSPYSPAYLSPPPESSWRRMMPWGNFPAEKGQLFRLPSALNRTSSDSALHTSVMNPSPQDTYPGPTPPSILPSRRGGILDGEMDPKVFLFQVPAIEENLLDDKHLLKPWDAKKLSSSSSRPRSCEVPGINIFPSPDQPANVPVLPPAMNTGGSLPDLTNLHFPPPLPTPLDPEETSYPSLSGGNSTSNLTHTMTHLGISRGMGLGPGCDAPGLHSPLSHPSLQSSLSNPNLQASLSSPQPQLQGSHSHPSLPASSLARHALPTTSLGHPSLSAPALSSSSSSSSTSSPVLGAPPYPASTPGASPHHRRVPLSPLSLLAGPADARRSQQQLPKQFSPTMSPTLSSITQGVPLDTSKLSIDQRLPPYPYSSPSLVLPTQPHTPKSLQQPGLPSQSCSVQSSVGQPPGRQSHYGTLYPSGPSGHGQQSYHRPMSDFNLGNLEQFSMESPSTGLVLDPPGFSEGPGFLGGEGPMGGPQDPHTLNHQNLTHCSRHGSGPNIILTGDSSPGFSKEIAAALAGVPGFEVSAAGLELGLGLEDELRMEPLGLEGLNMLSDPCALLPDPAVEDSFRSDRLQ is encoded by the exons TTACAGGCCCAAAAACTGCGACTGGCATACACAAGGAGCTCTCATTATGGTGGGTCTCTGCCCAATGTTAACCAGATTGGCTCTGGCCTGGCCGAGTTCCAG AGCCCCCTCCACTCACCTTTGGATTCATCTCGGAGCACTCGGCACCATGGGCTGGTGGAACGGGTGCAGCGAGATCCTCGAAGAATGGTGTCCCCACTTCGCCGATACCCCCGC CACATTGACAGCTCTCCCTATAGTCCTGCCTACTTATCTCCTCCCCCAGAGTCTAGCTGGCGAAG GATGATGCCCTGGGGCAATTTCCCTGCAGAGAAGGGACAGTTGTTTCGACTACCATCTGCACTTAACAG GACAAGCTCTGACTCTGCCCTTCATACAAGTGTGATGAACCCCAGTCCCCAGGATACCTACCCAGGCCCCACACCTCCCAGCATCCTGCCCAGCCGACGTGGGG GTATTCTGGATGGTGAAATGGACCCCAAAG TCTTTCTCTTTCAAGTACCTGCTATTGAGGAGAACTTGCTAGATGACAAGCATTTGCTGAAGCCCTGGGATGCTAAGAAG CTATCCTCATCCTCTTCCCGACCTCGGTCCTGTGAAGTCCCTGGAATTAA CATCTTTCCATCTCCTGACCAGCCTGCCAATGTGCCTGTCCTCCCACCTGCCATGAACACGGGGGGCTCCCTACCTGACCTCACCAACCTGCACTTTCCCCCACCACTGCCCACCCCCCTGGACCCTGAAGAGACAAGCTACCCTAGCCTGAGTGGGGGCAACAGTACCTCCAATTTGACCCACACCATGACTCACCTGGGCATCAGCAGGGGCATGGGTCTGGGCCCAGGCTGTGATGCACCAG GACTTCATTCACCTCTCAGCCACCCATCCCTGCAGTCCTCCCTAAGCAATCCCAACCTCCAGGCTTCCCTGAGCAGTCCTCAGCCCCAGCTTCAGGGCTCCCACAGCCACCCCTCTCTGCCTGCCTCCTCCTTGGCCCGCCATGCACTGCCCACCACCTCCCTGGGCCACCCCTCACTCAGTGCTCcggctctctcctcctcctcttcctcctcctccacttcaTCTCCTGTTTTGGGTGCCCCCCCTTACCCTGCTTCTACCCCTGGGGCCTCCCCCCACCACCGCCGTGTgcccctcagccccctgagtttGCTCGCGGGCCCAGCCGACGCCAGAAGGTCCCAACAGCAGCTGCCCAAACAGTTTTCGCCAACAATGTCACCCACCTTGTCTTCCATCACTCAG GGCGTCCCCCTGGATACCAGTAAACTGTCCATTGACCAGCGGTTGCCCCCATACCCATACAGCTCCCCAAGTCTGGTTCTGCCTACCCAGCCACACACCCCAAAGTCTCTACAGCAGCCAGGGCTGCCCTCTCAGTCTTGTTCAGTGCAGTCCTCAGTTGGGCAGCCCCCAGGCAGGCAGTCTCATTATGGGACACTGTACCCATCTGGGCCCAGTGGGCACGGGCAACAGTCTTACCACCGGCCAATGAGTGACTTCAACCTGGGGAAT CTGGAGCAGTTCAGCATGGAGAGCCCATCAACCGGCCTGGTGCTGGATCCCCCTGGCTTTTCTGAAGGGCCTGGATTTTTAGGGGGTGAGGGGCCAATGGGTGGCCCCCAAGATCCCCACACCCTCAACCACCAGAACTTGACCCACTGTTCCCGCCATGGCTCAGGGCCTAACATCATCCTCACAG GGGACTCCTCTCCAGGTTTCTCTAAGGAGATTGCAGCAGCCCTGGCCGGAGTGCCTGGCTTTGAGGTGTCAGCAGCTGGATTGGAGCTAGGGCTTGGGCTAGAAGATGAGCTGCGCATGGAGCCACTGGGCCTGGAAGGGCTAAACATGCTGAGTGACCCCTGTGCCCTGCTGCCTGATCCTGCTGTGGAGGATTCATTCCGCAGTGACCGGCTCCAATGA
- the CRTC2 gene encoding CREB-regulated transcription coactivator 2 isoform X3, translating to MATSGANGPGSATASASNPRKFSEKIALQKQRQAEETAAFEELQAQKLRLAYTRSSHYGGSLPNVNQIGSGLAEFQSPLHSPLDSSRSTRHHGLVERVQRDPRRMVSPLRRYPRHIDSSPYSPAYLSPPPESSWRRMMPWGNFPAEKGQLFRLPSALNRTSSDSALHTSVMNPSPQDTYPGPTPPSILPSRRGGILDGEMDPKVFLFQVPAIEENLLDDKHLLKPWDAKKLSSSSSRPRSCEVPGINIFPSPDQPANVPVLPPAMNTGGSLPDLTNLHFPPPLPTPLDPEETSYPSLSGGNSTSNLTHTMTHLGISRGMGLGPGCDAPGLHSPLSHPSLQSSLSNPNLQASLSSPQPQLQGSHSHPSLPASSLARHALPTTSLGHPSLSAPALSSSSSSSSTSSPVLGAPPYPASTPGASPHHRRVPLSPLSLLAGPADARRSQQQLPKQFSPTMSPTLSSITQGVPLDTSKLSIDQRLPPYPYSSPSLVLPTQPHTPKSLQQPGLPSQSCSVQSSVGQPPGRQSHYGTLYPSGPSGHGQQSYHRPMSDFNLGNLEQFSMESPSTGLVLDPPGFSEGPGFLGGEGPMGGPQDPHTLNHQNLTHCSRHGSGPNIILTGDSSPGFSKEIAAALAGVPGFEVSAAGLELGLGLEDELRMEPLGLEGLNMLSDPCALLPDPAVEDSFRSDRLQ from the exons TTACAGGCCCAAAAACTGCGACTGGCATACACAAGGAGCTCTCATTATGGTGGGTCTCTGCCCAATGTTAACCAGATTGGCTCTGGCCTGGCCGAGTTCCAG AGCCCCCTCCACTCACCTTTGGATTCATCTCGGAGCACTCGGCACCATGGGCTGGTGGAACGGGTGCAGCGAGATCCTCGAAGAATGGTGTCCCCACTTCGCCGATACCCCCGC CACATTGACAGCTCTCCCTATAGTCCTGCCTACTTATCTCCTCCCCCAGAGTCTAGCTGGCGAAG GATGATGCCCTGGGGCAATTTCCCTGCAGAGAAGGGACAGTTGTTTCGACTACCATCTGCACTTAACAG GACAAGCTCTGACTCTGCCCTTCATACAAGTGTGATGAACCCCAGTCCCCAGGATACCTACCCAGGCCCCACACCTCCCAGCATCCTGCCCAGCCGACGTGGGG GTATTCTGGATGGTGAAATGGACCCCAAAG TCTTTCTCTTTCAAGTACCTGCTATTGAGGAGAACTTGCTAGATGACAAGCATTTGCTGAAGCCCTGGGATGCTAAGAAG CTATCCTCATCCTCTTCCCGACCTCGGTCCTGTGAAGTCCCTGGAATTAA CATCTTTCCATCTCCTGACCAGCCTGCCAATGTGCCTGTCCTCCCACCTGCCATGAACACGGGGGGCTCCCTACCTGACCTCACCAACCTGCACTTTCCCCCACCACTGCCCACCCCCCTGGACCCTGAAGAGACAAGCTACCCTAGCCTGAGTGGGGGCAACAGTACCTCCAATTTGACCCACACCATGACTCACCTGGGCATCAGCAGGGGCATGGGTCTGGGCCCAGGCTGTGATGCACCAG GACTTCATTCACCTCTCAGCCACCCATCCCTGCAGTCCTCCCTAAGCAATCCCAACCTCCAGGCTTCCCTGAGCAGTCCTCAGCCCCAGCTTCAGGGCTCCCACAGCCACCCCTCTCTGCCTGCCTCCTCCTTGGCCCGCCATGCACTGCCCACCACCTCCCTGGGCCACCCCTCACTCAGTGCTCcggctctctcctcctcctcttcctcctcctccacttcaTCTCCTGTTTTGGGTGCCCCCCCTTACCCTGCTTCTACCCCTGGGGCCTCCCCCCACCACCGCCGTGTgcccctcagccccctgagtttGCTCGCGGGCCCAGCCGACGCCAGAAGGTCCCAACAGCAGCTGCCCAAACAGTTTTCGCCAACAATGTCACCCACCTTGTCTTCCATCACTCAG GGCGTCCCCCTGGATACCAGTAAACTGTCCATTGACCAGCGGTTGCCCCCATACCCATACAGCTCCCCAAGTCTGGTTCTGCCTACCCAGCCACACACCCCAAAGTCTCTACAGCAGCCAGGGCTGCCCTCTCAGTCTTGTTCAGTGCAGTCCTCAGTTGGGCAGCCCCCAGGCAGGCAGTCTCATTATGGGACACTGTACCCATCTGGGCCCAGTGGGCACGGGCAACAGTCTTACCACCGGCCAATGAGTGACTTCAACCTGGGGAAT CTGGAGCAGTTCAGCATGGAGAGCCCATCAACCGGCCTGGTGCTGGATCCCCCTGGCTTTTCTGAAGGGCCTGGATTTTTAGGGGGTGAGGGGCCAATGGGTGGCCCCCAAGATCCCCACACCCTCAACCACCAGAACTTGACCCACTGTTCCCGCCATGGCTCAGGGCCTAACATCATCCTCACAG GGGACTCCTCTCCAGGTTTCTCTAAGGAGATTGCAGCAGCCCTGGCCGGAGTGCCTGGCTTTGAGGTGTCAGCAGCTGGATTGGAGCTAGGGCTTGGGCTAGAAGATGAGCTGCGCATGGAGCCACTGGGCCTGGAAGGGCTAAACATGCTGAGTGACCCCTGTGCCCTGCTGCCTGATCCTGCTGTGGAGGATTCATTCCGCAGTGACCGGCTCCAATGA